In Alistipes ihumii AP11, a genomic segment contains:
- a CDS encoding translocation/assembly module TamB domain-containing protein: protein MKKSYFGLKIGKAFSSPVSASEPSIMIGKILKYTLKVVSVLVAIVLLILLLLYMPFVQDFVKSEGFDYIQRKTQMHLSAERIRLSFPLKLVVDRAYAVRPDGDTLLRCERLDAHVALWPLLRKEVVIRRFVLDSTQVHYRDTASAFDLRARLDAFLLRTNRVDLGERLADIASAELTGGDIAIMLGKPETPADTVAADTTSLPWKLLAGRLKLTDIRFSMSGSSPDSMRLGVALQSGRIAQAAVDLGTQQVAVGTVYLRQGDYVFLTDTTRVSPATGDTVTPETSDTLPWIIRVDHVQITDNSLKYGSLYRAPKAGLDFSHVAVSRLNLAADSIYNRGSAVRIDVDRLSLEERSGLTVRSMKGRFGMDSARLFLTDFRLRTASSSVRADASADASVLDRSPQARLRLSLKADVDLPEIAHLFPVGDTLRNLAAGKTLRAGADFSGTLGRLRIAPAEVAVPGIASLSLDGTLVSPTEPERLSGNLRLKGLFDDLGFVTVLLSDTSLRNRVSIPKDIRLSGTLKADAGTLYPAVELAVDSGLLAVKGMLDRRTERYRAELTAERFPVGRFLPKDSLGLLGMRLEADGRGFEPLAASTAADASLEIGQFDYNGFDYRGIGLKAALRNNDLTGRISASNEALQLGLDLSGRLTERFRQVRINGRIDSCDLHRMNLTRDRLSCALSLDLTASATDSGSYTLGLATDRIEVRNKWQLDKIRPISLEAYAGRDRVEAALRSGDLRMDFFSPEGTDSLVRNLNRTSQRVAEQLQIGSLDMRPIRDSMPSLRLSLTAGPDNIVNNFLRSKGMHFDSLSVKTSTIEPKPLRMILRIDRFSSGGIVLDTITTGIWQNGSGLNYLLRLANSPGNMDNVAQIALFGRAQGNRASLNCRQRTRSGELGFDFGLNALWIDSVLTISMFPEHPTLGFEKWSVNEDNRIAYRAGGEIEADLTLTRPGQRFSLRTLPSVDSTLQALTLNIVGIDIGSTLALFPGAPPLGGRFGTNLDLRTRAAGFQIGGTLTVDSLTYDRQRIGDLEVALNYRPDSLGQNAGLSVDIDGERALAANGVYRAGSDSPLDFDVTVPGIPLAAANAFMPAGTVSLAGMLRGEAGIRGKTSDMRIDGELTFAGTNVGVPMIGTSFGLSETPIVIRDNEVLFTNFAIVSPNKKPLTIDGRISLGDFSQITTDLRMKARDFEMIDVRKNRRSMVYGTGYLDLDATVKGPLDELTVRGDASLLNGTEITYVMRDSPLEVQNKKQDLVTFVSFRDTTAVQAADSVAPIRIGGIDMLVNVSVNSSAKLAVDLSDDGQNRIDLQGGGDLTYTMNRLGDTRFSGKYVVSGGTVRYSPPVISELVFKITQGSSVEWTGNMEDPMLNITAVETMRTNVSTEGQSSRPVNFNISIRIRNTLENLSITFDLSAPEDLAMQNELSSLTAEQRATQAMNLLIYNTYTGPGTTAKTNSSNPLNNFIEKELNQWAANSLKGVDLSFGIDSYDDEATGGRGNRTDYSYQLSKSLFNNRLKAVIGGKISSDADPDENLKENLIDDVSLEYRLTKRDNMFLKLFRHTGYESILEGEVTQTGLGFVIRKKLLKLSDLFRIMRNRVQAPDSVETENPATNDAASAGDVVRKTDAAGNETTGVEEPVPVPPANEP from the coding sequence ATGAAAAAGAGTTACTTTGGCCTGAAAATTGGCAAGGCCTTCAGCAGTCCGGTGTCTGCCAGCGAGCCGTCGATCATGATTGGAAAGATTCTGAAATATACGCTGAAAGTCGTCTCGGTCCTCGTGGCGATCGTTCTCCTCATCCTGCTGTTGCTCTACATGCCTTTCGTGCAGGATTTCGTCAAAAGCGAGGGATTCGACTACATCCAGCGAAAAACGCAGATGCACCTCTCGGCCGAGCGCATACGGCTTTCCTTTCCGCTGAAACTGGTCGTCGATCGGGCATATGCCGTCCGGCCCGACGGCGACACGCTGCTTCGCTGCGAGCGGCTGGACGCGCATGTCGCGCTATGGCCGCTACTGCGTAAGGAGGTCGTCATCCGCCGCTTCGTGCTCGACAGTACGCAGGTGCATTATAGGGACACGGCCTCCGCTTTCGATCTGAGGGCGCGTCTGGACGCATTTTTGTTACGGACGAACCGGGTCGATTTGGGGGAGCGGCTGGCCGACATCGCCTCGGCCGAGCTGACCGGCGGCGATATCGCCATTATGCTCGGCAAACCGGAAACTCCGGCCGACACGGTCGCCGCCGATACGACCTCGCTTCCATGGAAACTGCTGGCGGGACGACTGAAGCTGACCGACATCCGTTTTTCGATGAGCGGATCCTCTCCCGATTCGATGCGGCTCGGCGTCGCGTTGCAGTCGGGCCGCATAGCACAGGCCGCCGTCGATCTGGGCACGCAACAAGTGGCGGTCGGGACCGTCTATCTGCGACAGGGAGACTACGTTTTTCTGACCGATACGACTCGTGTTTCCCCGGCTACGGGGGATACCGTTACGCCCGAAACTTCCGATACTTTGCCTTGGATCATTCGTGTCGATCACGTACAGATAACCGACAATTCTCTGAAATACGGATCTTTATACAGGGCACCTAAAGCCGGACTTGACTTCAGCCATGTGGCCGTTTCCCGATTGAATTTGGCTGCCGATTCGATCTACAATCGAGGCAGCGCTGTCCGGATCGACGTCGACCGGTTGTCTCTCGAGGAGCGCAGCGGCTTGACAGTCCGTTCCATGAAAGGACGTTTCGGAATGGACAGCGCCCGGTTGTTCCTAACGGATTTCCGGCTTCGGACCGCCTCCTCCTCCGTCCGTGCCGATGCTTCGGCCGACGCATCCGTTCTCGATCGGTCTCCGCAGGCACGGCTTCGCCTGAGTCTGAAAGCCGACGTCGATTTGCCCGAAATCGCGCATCTGTTTCCGGTCGGCGACACTTTGAGAAATCTGGCTGCCGGCAAAACGCTTCGTGCCGGAGCCGATTTTTCGGGTACGCTCGGACGGCTTCGCATCGCTCCGGCGGAAGTGGCCGTTCCCGGGATCGCTTCCCTTTCGCTCGACGGAACGCTTGTTTCGCCGACCGAGCCCGAGCGGCTTTCCGGAAACCTCCGGCTGAAGGGCTTATTCGACGATCTCGGCTTCGTAACGGTCCTGCTGTCCGACACCTCGCTGAGGAACCGAGTCTCCATACCGAAGGACATCCGGCTCTCGGGGACATTGAAAGCCGATGCCGGAACCCTGTACCCCGCCGTCGAGTTGGCCGTCGATTCCGGCCTGCTGGCTGTCAAGGGCATGCTCGATCGCCGGACGGAGCGATACCGAGCCGAACTGACCGCCGAGCGATTCCCGGTCGGACGTTTCCTGCCGAAAGACTCTCTCGGCTTGCTCGGCATGCGCCTCGAGGCGGACGGCCGCGGGTTCGAACCGCTAGCGGCGTCGACCGCAGCCGATGCTTCGCTGGAGATCGGGCAATTCGACTACAACGGATTCGACTACAGGGGAATCGGTCTGAAAGCGGCTCTCCGGAACAACGACCTGACCGGGCGAATCTCCGCTTCGAACGAGGCTCTGCAACTGGGACTGGATCTGAGCGGTCGTCTGACCGAACGATTCCGACAGGTCCGTATCAACGGTCGTATAGACAGTTGCGATCTGCACCGGATGAATCTGACCCGGGACAGACTCTCCTGTGCCCTGTCGCTCGATCTGACCGCTTCGGCTACGGACAGCGGGAGCTATACGCTCGGTCTGGCCACGGATCGGATCGAGGTGCGCAACAAGTGGCAGCTCGACAAGATTCGTCCCATATCGCTGGAAGCCTATGCAGGCCGGGATCGGGTAGAGGCCGCGTTGCGCTCGGGAGACTTGCGCATGGACTTTTTCTCTCCCGAGGGAACCGACTCCTTGGTTCGTAACCTGAACCGCACGTCGCAGCGGGTGGCCGAGCAATTGCAGATCGGCAGCCTCGATATGCGGCCTATACGCGACAGCATGCCGTCGCTGCGCCTCAGCCTGACGGCCGGTCCGGACAATATCGTCAACAATTTTCTGAGAAGCAAGGGTATGCATTTCGACTCGCTGTCGGTCAAAACATCCACGATCGAACCGAAACCGCTGCGGATGATTCTCCGGATCGATCGTTTCTCGAGCGGAGGCATCGTGTTGGATACGATCACGACGGGAATATGGCAGAACGGCTCCGGTCTGAACTATCTCCTGAGACTGGCCAACAGTCCGGGCAACATGGATAACGTGGCCCAGATCGCCCTGTTCGGCCGGGCTCAGGGCAACCGGGCCAGCCTGAATTGCAGGCAGCGGACGCGCTCCGGCGAGCTCGGGTTCGATTTCGGACTGAACGCGCTATGGATTGACAGTGTGTTGACGATCAGCATGTTCCCGGAGCATCCGACGCTCGGTTTTGAAAAATGGAGCGTCAACGAGGATAACCGCATCGCTTACCGCGCCGGCGGGGAAATCGAGGCCGACCTGACTCTGACCCGTCCCGGACAACGTTTCAGCTTGCGCACGCTGCCTTCGGTGGATTCCACGCTTCAGGCGCTGACACTGAATATCGTCGGCATAGATATCGGCTCGACGCTCGCGCTCTTTCCCGGAGCTCCTCCGCTCGGAGGCCGGTTCGGCACAAACCTCGATCTCCGGACCCGAGCGGCCGGATTCCAGATCGGAGGTACGCTGACGGTCGACAGTCTTACCTATGACAGGCAACGGATAGGCGATCTGGAAGTCGCGCTGAACTACCGACCGGACAGTCTCGGACAGAATGCCGGTCTGAGCGTCGACATAGACGGCGAGCGCGCCTTGGCCGCGAACGGCGTCTATCGCGCAGGAAGCGACAGCCCGCTCGACTTCGACGTGACCGTTCCGGGGATTCCGCTTGCGGCCGCCAATGCCTTCATGCCGGCCGGAACCGTTTCGCTCGCCGGCATGCTGCGCGGAGAGGCGGGCATTCGGGGAAAAACTTCCGACATGCGCATCGACGGCGAGCTGACATTCGCCGGAACGAACGTCGGCGTGCCGATGATCGGAACTTCGTTCGGCCTGTCCGAAACGCCGATCGTAATCCGCGACAACGAAGTGCTGTTCACGAATTTCGCGATCGTTTCGCCGAACAAAAAGCCGCTTACGATCGACGGCCGGATCTCTTTAGGGGATTTTTCGCAGATCACGACCGACCTGCGCATGAAGGCCCGCGATTTCGAAATGATCGACGTGCGCAAGAACCGCCGTTCGATGGTATACGGCACGGGCTATCTGGATTTGGACGCGACGGTCAAGGGGCCTTTGGACGAGCTGACCGTGCGCGGCGACGCCAGCCTGCTCAACGGGACGGAGATTACCTATGTCATGCGCGACTCGCCGCTCGAAGTGCAGAATAAGAAGCAGGATCTGGTCACGTTCGTCTCGTTCCGGGATACGACGGCCGTACAGGCGGCCGATTCGGTCGCTCCGATCCGGATCGGAGGCATCGACATGCTGGTCAACGTGAGCGTGAACAGTTCGGCCAAGCTGGCCGTCGATCTGTCCGACGACGGTCAGAATCGAATCGATTTGCAGGGCGGGGGAGACCTCACCTATACGATGAACCGCCTCGGCGACACGCGCTTTTCGGGCAAATACGTCGTCAGCGGCGGAACCGTCCGCTACAGCCCGCCCGTCATCTCGGAACTCGTCTTCAAGATCACGCAGGGCAGTTCCGTCGAGTGGACCGGCAACATGGAGGATCCGATGCTGAACATCACGGCTGTCGAGACGATGCGCACGAACGTATCGACCGAGGGACAGAGCAGCCGTCCTGTCAACTTCAATATCAGCATCCGCATTCGCAATACGCTCGAAAATCTATCGATTACGTTCGATCTGTCGGCTCCGGAGGATTTGGCCATGCAGAACGAGCTGTCGTCCCTGACGGCCGAACAGCGGGCTACTCAGGCAATGAACCTGTTGATATACAATACTTACACGGGTCCCGGAACGACCGCCAAGACCAACTCGTCGAACCCGTTGAACAACTTCATCGAGAAAGAGCTGAACCAATGGGCGGCCAACAGCCTCAAGGGCGTCGATCTGAGCTTCGGAATCGACTCTTACGACGACGAGGCGACCGGCGGTCGCGGCAACCGGACCGACTACTCCTATCAGCTGTCCAAAAGTCTGTTCAACAATCGGCTGAAAGCGGTGATCGGAGGCAAAATCAGTTCCGATGCCGATCCGGACGAAAACCTGAAGGAAAACCTGATCGACGACGTTTCGCTGGAATATCGGCTCACCAAGCGCGACAACATGTTCCTCAAGCTGTTCCGGCACACCGGGTACGAAAGCATTCTGGAAGGAGAGGTCACTCAGACGGGGCTCGGCTTCGTGATCCGCAAGAAGCTGCTCAAGCTTTCCGACCTGTTCCGGATCATGCGCAACCGCGTGCAGGCCCCCGATTCCGTCGAGACGGAAAACCCTGCGACGAACGACGCTGCGTCCGCCGGCGATGTCGTACGCAAGACGGACGCGGCCGGAAACGAAACGACAGGAGTCGAAGAACCCGTACCGGTTCCGCCGGCAAACGAACCTTAA
- a CDS encoding BamA/TamA family outer membrane protein, whose protein sequence is MKRYRLHIAFLTAAALVAGCSTTKRLGQDEVLYTGVRKITIEADSGVHMPSYVESAVKNPLSVKPNNPLYSPYIRTPLPVGLWAYNYLHTEKTKGFKHWLYERLAKDPVLVSSVQPELRVQMVSDILANYGYFGSRAEYETRYKKHGRKARLSYRVYAAPPWRYSRIAYPAVRGPLTALVDSLQSSSLLKTGAQYNIDTLAAERTRLSRILRNRGYYYFRPEYFEYQADTTRKRREVDLRLLLKPGIPAQATRSYRIGDITVNLQNIRPKSRDSMRVRDMRVFFDTPRKIRPKVLARNVNLRPGELFTVDAQNATQTNLNKLGIFRYVNLSVTPLDSLQGGDRLDVTIDAGFDYPLEAELEVNVSSKSNSFLGPGASFKVSNNNFFHGGEVFTVALNGAYEWQTGNSKRGDEKSSLLNSYEFGLNAMLDIKRLLVPQFISRGTRYPAKTSFQIGVDLMNRPKFFQLISFGGSASYDFQTSPRSFHSFTVLKLVYNKLLHTTAEFDRTMDENPAIALSFRDQFIPSMNYTYTYDNTFGPRQNKRIFWQNSITSAGNLLYGAMELFGKRGAKYLFGNQFSQFIKGVSEIRYSFKTGRKSWLVTRLLIGAGYAYGNSKVMPYSEQFYIGGANSIRAFTVRSLGPGSYHPKESDRNSYLDQTGDFKMEANVEFRFPLMGDLHGALFVDAGNIWLLKNDPNRPGGTLKWKGLLNEVALGTGFGLRYDLKFIILRADLGIAIHTPYPNPDKPHYYNISSFKDGLGFHLAIGYPF, encoded by the coding sequence ATGAAACGATACAGACTGCATATCGCTTTTCTGACGGCCGCCGCCCTCGTTGCCGGCTGTTCCACGACCAAGCGTTTGGGGCAGGACGAAGTGCTCTATACGGGAGTCCGCAAAATCACGATCGAGGCAGACTCCGGCGTACATATGCCTTCCTATGTCGAATCCGCCGTCAAGAACCCGCTCTCGGTCAAACCGAACAATCCTCTGTACAGTCCCTACATACGAACTCCGCTTCCGGTCGGACTGTGGGCGTACAACTATCTGCATACCGAAAAGACGAAGGGATTCAAGCACTGGCTTTACGAGCGTCTGGCCAAGGACCCCGTGCTGGTCTCTTCGGTACAGCCTGAGCTGCGCGTCCAAATGGTAAGCGACATTCTGGCCAACTACGGCTATTTCGGCTCCCGGGCGGAGTACGAGACGCGCTATAAGAAGCACGGCAGGAAAGCCCGGCTCAGTTACCGTGTCTACGCAGCGCCGCCGTGGCGCTACAGCCGGATCGCCTATCCGGCCGTCCGGGGACCGCTGACCGCGCTGGTCGACAGCCTGCAGAGTTCGTCGCTGCTGAAAACGGGAGCTCAGTACAATATCGATACGCTGGCTGCGGAGCGCACCCGGCTTTCCCGGATTCTTCGCAACAGAGGCTACTACTATTTCCGTCCCGAATATTTCGAATATCAGGCCGATACGACCCGGAAACGCCGCGAAGTGGACCTGCGTCTGCTGCTCAAACCTGGCATCCCTGCTCAGGCGACCCGATCTTACCGGATAGGGGATATCACGGTCAACCTGCAGAATATCCGTCCGAAATCGCGCGATTCGATGCGCGTGCGGGACATGCGGGTCTTTTTCGACACGCCCCGGAAAATCCGCCCGAAAGTGCTCGCCCGCAACGTGAACCTGCGTCCGGGAGAGCTTTTTACGGTCGACGCTCAGAACGCGACCCAGACCAATCTGAACAAGCTCGGCATTTTCCGGTACGTCAACCTGAGCGTGACTCCTCTCGACTCGCTTCAGGGCGGCGACAGACTGGACGTGACGATCGACGCGGGCTTCGATTATCCGCTCGAGGCCGAGCTGGAGGTCAACGTGTCGTCGAAGTCGAACAGCTTTCTGGGGCCCGGAGCCTCGTTCAAGGTCAGCAACAACAATTTCTTTCACGGCGGGGAGGTGTTCACCGTAGCCCTGAACGGAGCCTACGAGTGGCAGACGGGCAACAGCAAGCGGGGCGACGAGAAGTCGTCGCTGCTCAACTCCTACGAGTTCGGACTCAACGCGATGCTCGACATCAAGCGCCTGCTCGTCCCGCAGTTCATCTCGCGCGGAACGAGGTATCCGGCCAAAACGTCGTTCCAGATCGGGGTCGATCTGATGAACCGGCCCAAGTTCTTTCAGCTGATCTCGTTCGGCGGCTCGGCCAGCTACGATTTCCAGACATCGCCGCGCAGCTTTCACTCGTTCACCGTCCTGAAGTTGGTGTATAACAAGCTGCTGCACACGACCGCCGAGTTCGACCGGACGATGGACGAGAACCCGGCCATCGCGCTGAGCTTCCGCGATCAGTTCATTCCCTCGATGAATTACACCTATACCTACGACAATACGTTCGGGCCGAGGCAGAACAAGCGCATATTCTGGCAAAACTCGATTACTTCGGCCGGCAACCTGCTCTACGGGGCCATGGAGCTGTTCGGCAAGCGGGGAGCGAAATACCTGTTCGGAAATCAGTTTTCCCAGTTCATCAAAGGGGTCAGCGAAATCCGGTACTCGTTCAAGACAGGCAGGAAAAGCTGGCTGGTCACCCGTTTGCTGATAGGCGCGGGCTATGCGTACGGCAACTCGAAAGTCATGCCCTACAGCGAGCAGTTCTATATCGGCGGAGCGAACAGCATCCGGGCTTTCACGGTCCGCTCGCTGGGCCCCGGCAGTTATCATCCGAAAGAAAGCGACCGGAATAGCTATCTGGATCAGACCGGCGACTTCAAGATGGAGGCCAATGTCGAGTTCCGTTTCCCGCTGATGGGGGACCTGCACGGCGCGCTGTTCGTCGATGCAGGCAATATCTGGCTGCTCAAGAACGACCCGAACCGTCCCGGGGGAACGCTCAAGTGGAAAGGACTGCTGAACGAAGTGGCTTTGGGGACCGGATTCGGACTGCGCTACGATCTGAAATTCATCATCCTCAGGGCGGACCTCGGCATAGCGATCCATACGCCTTATCCGAACCCGGACAAGCCCCATTACTACAACATATCGAGCTTCAAAGACGGGTTGGGATTCCATTTGGCCATAGGCTATCCGTTCTGA
- a CDS encoding HAD family hydrolase translates to MTRLVIFDLDGTLLDTIDDLAASTNYALRRNGYPEHELAAYRYFVGNGVAKLIERALPEAERSAQNVERLRRDFVEYYTEHSADLTKPYPGIRETVSELGRRGIVRAVASNKYQAATEKLVAHFFGEETFRVVLGQREGIAPKPDPTIVRDILSRTGFAPAETLYVGDSCVDMQTARNGGLRSVGVSWGFRPRAELEQNGATFVIDCPAQLLDLL, encoded by the coding sequence ATGACACGACTGGTCATCTTCGACTTGGACGGCACGCTGCTCGATACGATCGACGATCTGGCGGCGAGTACCAATTATGCGCTGCGCCGGAACGGTTATCCCGAGCACGAGCTCGCGGCGTACCGTTATTTCGTCGGCAACGGCGTCGCCAAACTGATCGAGCGCGCGCTGCCCGAAGCGGAAAGGAGCGCGCAGAACGTCGAAAGGCTGCGCCGCGACTTCGTCGAATATTACACGGAACATAGCGCCGACCTGACCAAGCCTTATCCCGGTATCAGGGAAACGGTTTCGGAACTGGGAAGGCGGGGAATCGTCCGGGCCGTAGCGTCGAACAAGTATCAGGCCGCTACGGAAAAGCTCGTCGCTCATTTTTTCGGCGAGGAAACGTTCCGCGTCGTGTTGGGCCAGCGGGAAGGGATCGCGCCGAAACCCGACCCGACGATCGTGCGCGATATTCTTTCGAGGACGGGCTTCGCTCCCGCCGAAACGCTCTATGTCGGCGATTCGTGCGTCGATATGCAGACGGCGCGCAACGGCGGTCTGCGCTCGGTCGGCGTGAGCTGGGGATTTCGTCCGCGCGCCGAACTGGAACAAAACGGAGCGACGTTCGTCATCGACTGTCCCGCTCAACTGCTCGACTTGCTCTGA
- the pgl gene encoding 6-phosphogluconolactonase codes for MNIHSYSVAHEAIEALTRRMADRMLGSAGSFHVALSGGETAKRLFQFWSGPFADRLDWDRIRFYWVDERCVPPDDPQSNFGTAERLLFSPLTVPASHVHRIRGEQPPETEAERYTHLIGQELSGPDGMPRFDCIVLGIGEDMHTASIFSETSFLLTAEPGYRVSIHPRSAQMRITMTGSLILAARLLLVPMLGERKIATARHLAERPNDRSPAGYLLSRAEQAELFVGA; via the coding sequence ATGAATATTCACTCGTATTCCGTCGCCCACGAGGCGATCGAGGCACTGACCCGGCGAATGGCCGACCGGATGCTCGGCTCCGCCGGAAGCTTCCATGTGGCCTTGTCCGGCGGAGAAACGGCCAAACGGCTATTCCAGTTTTGGAGCGGACCTTTCGCCGACCGGCTCGATTGGGATCGGATTCGCTTTTACTGGGTGGACGAGCGCTGCGTGCCGCCCGACGATCCGCAAAGCAACTTCGGGACCGCCGAACGCCTGCTGTTCTCGCCTCTGACCGTGCCAGCCTCGCATGTGCACCGAATCCGGGGAGAACAGCCTCCCGAAACCGAAGCCGAGCGCTATACGCATCTGATCGGACAGGAGCTGTCCGGCCCGGACGGCATGCCCCGTTTCGACTGCATCGTACTCGGCATAGGCGAAGACATGCACACGGCTTCGATATTTTCGGAAACGTCCTTTCTGCTGACAGCCGAACCCGGCTATCGGGTGTCGATCCATCCCCGTTCTGCTCAAATGCGCATCACGATGACCGGGTCTCTGATTCTCGCCGCCCGCCTGCTGCTGGTCCCGATGTTGGGAGAGCGTAAGATTGCAACGGCCCGCCATCTGGCCGAAAGACCGAACGACCGGTCTCCTGCCGGCTATTTGCTGTCGCGGGCCGAACAAGCGGAGCTTTTCGTCGGCGCATAG
- the zwf gene encoding glucose-6-phosphate dehydrogenase has protein sequence MSANKESYDQLLVIFGASGDLTSRKLLPAFSELFSRGLLPDRFAILGAARSDFSDISFRRSRRQVLKGDRADEFLGKVYYLRFDPADPRAYPKLAKRIVRLRGELRLPDRILYYLATPPSMYPVIAQGLLESGLNVPEGEGGWRRIIVEKPFGSDLETARRLNGLLRGIFAEREIYRIDHYLGKETVQNILVLRFSNGIFEPLWNRNYIDRVEIRATETLGVGNRGKYYDGAGAMRDMVQNHLMQLMAFAAMEAPAVFEPEPMRDEIVKVFRSLRPYTAQRMDRDIVRAQYRGYREEKDVSPDSTTETFVAMKFYIDNWRWGGVPFLLYTGKKLDRKESEIVVRFKSTPQRLFAGQCSGSSCNKLTIRIQPDESVSLGFGLKMPGAGFRVKQVSMDFRYDSLSHNYLPDAYERLLLDAILGDSTLYARSDALEASWKIIDPVLRHWAEHPSRGLRFYTPGSQGPEEALALERPDDSLLCEEN, from the coding sequence ATGAGTGCGAATAAGGAATCATACGACCAATTGCTGGTCATTTTCGGCGCTTCGGGCGATCTGACCTCCCGTAAGCTGCTGCCGGCCTTTTCCGAGCTTTTCTCGCGAGGGCTGCTGCCGGACCGCTTCGCGATTCTGGGTGCCGCGCGAAGCGATTTTTCCGACATCTCGTTCCGACGGTCGCGCCGTCAGGTATTGAAGGGCGACCGCGCGGACGAATTTCTCGGGAAAGTCTATTACCTGCGTTTCGATCCGGCCGATCCGAGGGCCTACCCAAAGCTTGCGAAGCGTATCGTCCGGCTCAGGGGGGAATTGCGTCTGCCGGATCGGATACTCTACTATCTGGCCACGCCGCCCTCCATGTATCCGGTGATCGCGCAGGGTCTTCTCGAAAGCGGACTGAATGTACCGGAAGGGGAAGGCGGATGGCGCCGGATCATCGTCGAAAAACCGTTCGGCAGCGATCTGGAGACGGCGCGCAGACTGAACGGACTGCTCCGAGGAATATTCGCCGAGCGCGAGATATACCGGATCGACCACTATCTGGGGAAGGAAACCGTCCAAAACATTCTGGTACTGCGTTTTTCGAACGGAATCTTCGAGCCGCTGTGGAACCGGAACTACATCGACCGGGTGGAAATACGGGCTACCGAAACCCTCGGCGTAGGAAACCGGGGAAAATACTACGACGGAGCCGGCGCCATGCGCGACATGGTGCAGAATCATCTGATGCAGCTCATGGCCTTTGCCGCTATGGAAGCGCCCGCCGTGTTCGAGCCGGAACCCATGCGGGACGAGATCGTCAAGGTCTTCCGCTCGCTGCGTCCCTATACGGCGCAGCGGATGGATCGCGACATCGTGCGGGCGCAATACCGGGGATACCGCGAGGAAAAGGACGTTTCGCCGGACTCGACGACCGAGACGTTCGTCGCGATGAAATTCTACATCGATAACTGGCGCTGGGGCGGCGTGCCTTTTCTGCTGTACACGGGAAAGAAGCTGGACCGGAAAGAGTCGGAAATCGTCGTCCGCTTCAAATCGACGCCCCAGCGGCTGTTCGCCGGCCAATGCTCGGGCAGCTCGTGCAACAAGCTGACGATCAGAATTCAGCCCGACGAAAGCGTGTCGCTGGGCTTCGGACTGAAAATGCCGGGGGCCGGATTCCGAGTCAAGCAGGTCAGTATGGATTTTCGCTACGATTCGTTGTCGCACAACTATTTGCCCGACGCTTACGAAAGATTGCTTCTCGACGCCATACTGGGCGATTCGACGCTTTATGCGCGAAGCGACGCGCTGGAGGCGAGCTGGAAAATCATCGATCCGGTTCTGCGTCACTGGGCCGAGCATCCGTCCCGCGGACTGCGCTTTTATACGCCGGGTTCGCAGGGACCCGAGGAGGCGCTGGCGCTCGAGAGGCCGGACGACTCGCTATTGTGCGAGGAAAACTGA